A genomic region of Pseudopipra pipra isolate bDixPip1 chromosome W, bDixPip1.hap1, whole genome shotgun sequence contains the following coding sequences:
- the LOC135405395 gene encoding zinc finger protein 239-like yields the protein MEEEAARKRKMPWSPQAGPELRTESLEDKSPRETLVGEAVLKGSPAQEGSGEEKGRRSPRRRGSKAIPGCSEEERASLCQEGGWSLSQSSDLVVPEQHSSREKPFKCLECGKSFRRSSDLLTHQHVHTGERPYTCGECGKSFSQNSNMIRHQRIHTGEQPYTCGECGKSFRECSTLLTHWRIHSGERPYTCRECGKSFRNNSNLIQHQRIHTGERPYLCRKCGKSFRQSSNLLKHQHIHSGSRPYKCLECGKRFQSSSDLLRHEQTHTDERPFRCTDCGKGFNRNSHLVTHRRIHTGERPYKCLECGKSFTQSSGLTSHQRIHQ from the coding sequence gccccgagctgaggacggagagcctggaggacaaatccccccgtgagaccctggtgggagaggccgttttgaagggctccccggcgcaggaaggcagcggggaggaaaagggccggagatccccccgcaggaggggctccaaagccattccagggtgctctgaggaggaaagagccagcctgtgccaggaaggcggctggagcttgagccagagctctgacctggtggtccctgagcagcattccagcagggagaagcccttcaagtgcttggaatgtgggaagagcttcaggaggaGCTCcgacctcctcacccaccagcatgtccacactggggaacgtccatacacgtgtggggaatgtgggaagagcttcagccagaactCCAACAtgatccgacaccagcgcatccacaccggggaacaGCcttacacgtgtggggaatgtgggaagagtttcagagAGTGCTCCACCCTCCTCACCCACTggcgcatccacagcggggaacGGCCttacacatgtagggaatgtgggaagagcttcaggaataattccaacctgatccaacaccagcgcatccacactggggaacggccctacctGTGCaggaaatgtgggaagagcttcaggcagagctccaacctcctcaagcaccagcacatccatAGTGGGTcacggccctacaagtgcttggaatgtgggaaaaggTTTCAGTCCAGCTCAgatctcctcaggcatgagcagacacacacagatgagaggcccttccgctgcactgactgtgggaagggcttcaaccggaactctcacctcgtcacccaccggcgcatccacactggggagaggccctacaaatgcttggaatgtgggaagagcttcacccagagctctggcttgacctcacaccaacggattcaccagtaa